The Corvus moneduloides isolate bCorMon1 chromosome 28, bCorMon1.pri, whole genome shotgun sequence genome contains a region encoding:
- the TBXA2R gene encoding thromboxane A2 receptor, producing MEPPNSSTAGQADSCFGVFNASDGRASARNSIASPWFSTAFGLIGLCSNLFALCVLVSSSRKLSSQARSSFLIFLCGLVVTDFMGLLVTASVIIPYHFTKFSWAKVDPGCHLCNFLGFSMVFFGQCPLLLGATMAGERFLGINRPFSRSTSLSKRRAWAIVGLVWGFSCSLGLLPVLGLGRYTLQFPGSWCFLTLLPDTGDVVFCLLFALLGILSVLLSFVLNTVSVVTLCRVYHDRESVQRRRDSEVEMMVQLVGIMIIATICWMPLLIFIVQVVLQHLPGQAQVLPSDTQEMLLIYIRMVTWNQILDPWVYILFRRAVLQRVYPRLHPRPSIVSLTPSLPRKLTAGSVLQ from the exons ATGGAGCCCCCCAACAGCAGCACGGCCGGGCAGGCGGACTCGTGCTTTGGGGTGTTCAATGCCAGCGATGGCCGCGCCAGTGCACGGAACAGCATCGCCTCGCCCTGGTTCTCCACGGCCTTCGGCCTCATCGGCCTCTGTTCCAACCTCTTTGCCCTTTGCGTCCTGGTCAGCTCCTCCCGCAAGCTCTCCAGCCAGGCCCGCTCCtccttcctcatcttcctctgTGGGCTCGTGGTCACAGACTTCATGGGACTGCTGGTGACGGCCTCAGTCATCATCCCCTACCACTTCACCAAGTTCTCCTGGGCCAAGGTGGACCCTGGCTGCCACCTCTGCAACTTCCTCGGCTTCTCCATGGTCTTCTTCGGGCAGTGCCCGCTGCTGCTGGGGGCCACCATGGCCGGGGAGCGGTTCTTGGGCATCAACCGCCCCTTCTCGCGCTCCACCAGCCTCTCCAAGCGCCGCGCCTGGGCCATCGtggggctggtgtggggctTCTCCTGCTCACTGGGACTGCTGCCAGTGTTGGGGCTGGGCCGGTACACGCTGCAGTTCCCTGGTTCCTGGTGCTTCCTCACCCTCCTGCCTGACACCGGCGACGTCGTCTTCTGCCTGCTCTTCGCGCTGCTAGGCATCCTCTCCGTGCTGCTCTCCTTCGTCCTCAACACCGTCAGCGTGGTCACACTCTGCCGTGTCTACCACGATCGCGAGTCGGTGCAGCGGCGCCGCGACAGCGAGGTGGAGATGATGGTGCAGCTCGTGGGCATCATGATTATCGCCACCATCTGCTGGATGCCCCTCCTG atCTTCATAGTCCAGGTggtcctgcagcacctgcctgGCCAGGCACAGGTGCTGCCCTCAGACAcgcaggagatgctgctgatCTACATCCGCATGGTCACCTGGAACCAGATCCTGGACCCCTGGGTCTACATCCTGTTCCGCCGGGCCGTGCTGCAGCGCGTGTACCCCCGGCTGCACCCCCGGCCCTCCATCGTCTCCCtcaccccctccctgccccgcaAGCTCACCGCTGGCTCCGTCCTGCAGTAG